One window of Microbacterium sp. 1S1 genomic DNA carries:
- the carB gene encoding carbamoyl-phosphate synthase large subunit yields the protein MPKRDDISSVLVIGSGPIVIGQACEFDYSGTQACRVLREEGVRVILVNSNPATIMTDPDFADATYIEPITPAVIETIIAKEKPDAILPTLGGQTALNAAMSLHEQGILEKYGVELIGAKVDAIKKGEDRQVFKELVIESGADVARSVIAHTMDDLLAGAAELGYPLVVRPSFTMGGLGSGFAYDEEDLRRIGGAGLRDSPTTEVLLEESILGWKEYELELMRDTADNTVVVCSIENVDPVGVHTGDSITVAPALTLTDREYQKMRDIGIDIIRAVGVDTGGCNIQFAVNPENGRIIVIEMNPRVSRSSALASKATGFPIAKLAAKLALGYRLDEIPNDITGVTPASFEPTLDYVVVKVPRFAFEKFPAADATLTTTMKSVGEAMAIGRNYATALQKALRSLEKRGSSFHWGEEPRSVEELLEVAKTPTDGRIVTLQQALRKGATVEQAFEATAMDPWFLDQIVLINEVAEVIRTAGELDDATLRYAKEHGFSDAQIAQLRGESEAEIRGVRHGLGIRPVYKTVDTCAGEFPALTPYHYSSYDAETEVAPSERTKVVIIGSGPNRIGQGVEFDYSCVHASFALSDAGFETVMINCNPETVSTDYDTSDRLYFEPLTLEDVLEVLDAEAASGTILGVVCQLGGQTPLGLAKGIEAAGYTVLGTSPEAIDLAEERELFSRLLDEAGLLAPRNGTAIDVEGAVRIAEEIGYPVLVRPSFVLGGRGMEIVYGTDALREYFVRTAGEVVIEEGKPLLVDRFLDDAIELDVDALYDGTDLFIGGVMEHLEEAGIHSGDSSCTLPPVSLGRSDVDRVREATLAIAQGVGVRGLLNVQFAISAGVLYVIEANPRASRTVPFVSKALGIPMAKAASRIMAGATIAELRAEGMLPEQDGSRVPLDAPVSVKEAVLPFKRFRTADGKTVDSVLGPEMRSTGEVMGIDRDFPTAFAKSQAAAYGGMPTSGTVFISVADSDKRAVILPAHRLQQLGFTIVATEGTAEILSRNGIAVTVVEKYSETQESGARNIVDLINDGEIDIVVNTPSGGAARADGYEIRAAAVAADKALFTTIAVLGAAVSGMDAAHEGFQVKSLQEYAQDRKVAV from the coding sequence ATGCCCAAGCGCGACGACATCAGCTCCGTCCTCGTCATCGGCTCCGGCCCGATCGTCATCGGCCAGGCCTGCGAGTTCGACTATTCCGGCACCCAGGCGTGCCGTGTCCTCCGCGAGGAGGGCGTCCGCGTCATCCTCGTCAACTCGAACCCGGCGACGATCATGACTGACCCGGACTTCGCCGATGCGACGTACATCGAGCCGATCACCCCCGCGGTGATCGAGACGATCATCGCCAAGGAGAAGCCCGACGCGATCCTGCCCACCCTCGGCGGCCAGACGGCGCTCAACGCCGCGATGTCGCTGCACGAACAGGGGATCCTCGAGAAGTACGGCGTCGAGCTCATCGGCGCGAAGGTGGACGCCATCAAGAAGGGCGAGGATCGCCAGGTCTTCAAGGAGCTCGTGATCGAGTCGGGTGCGGACGTCGCGCGCAGCGTGATCGCGCACACGATGGACGACCTGCTCGCGGGGGCGGCCGAGCTCGGTTACCCGCTGGTCGTGCGCCCCTCCTTCACCATGGGCGGTCTGGGTTCCGGCTTCGCCTACGACGAGGAGGACCTGCGCCGCATCGGCGGCGCCGGCCTCCGCGACTCGCCCACCACCGAGGTGCTCCTGGAGGAGTCGATCCTCGGCTGGAAGGAGTACGAGCTCGAGCTGATGCGCGACACCGCGGACAACACGGTCGTCGTCTGCTCGATCGAGAACGTGGACCCGGTCGGAGTGCACACGGGCGACTCGATCACCGTAGCGCCCGCCCTCACGCTGACCGACCGCGAGTACCAGAAGATGCGCGACATCGGGATCGACATCATCCGTGCCGTCGGCGTGGACACCGGGGGCTGCAACATCCAGTTCGCGGTCAACCCCGAGAACGGCCGGATCATCGTCATCGAGATGAACCCGCGCGTCTCCCGGTCGAGTGCGCTGGCGTCGAAGGCCACCGGCTTCCCGATCGCCAAGCTCGCGGCGAAGCTCGCCCTCGGCTACCGCCTTGACGAGATCCCGAACGACATCACCGGTGTGACCCCGGCGAGCTTCGAGCCGACGCTCGACTACGTCGTCGTGAAGGTCCCGCGCTTCGCGTTCGAGAAGTTCCCGGCCGCCGACGCCACCCTCACGACCACCATGAAGTCGGTCGGCGAGGCGATGGCGATCGGCCGCAACTACGCCACCGCGCTGCAGAAGGCCCTCCGCTCGCTCGAGAAGCGGGGCTCCAGCTTCCACTGGGGTGAGGAGCCGCGCAGCGTCGAGGAGCTGCTCGAGGTCGCGAAGACCCCGACGGACGGCCGGATCGTCACCCTGCAGCAGGCGCTGCGCAAGGGGGCGACCGTCGAGCAGGCGTTCGAGGCGACTGCCATGGACCCGTGGTTCCTCGACCAGATTGTCCTCATCAACGAGGTCGCCGAGGTCATCCGCACCGCCGGCGAGCTGGACGACGCGACACTGCGCTACGCCAAGGAGCACGGCTTCTCGGACGCGCAGATCGCACAGCTCCGGGGCGAGAGCGAGGCCGAGATCCGCGGCGTGCGCCACGGCCTCGGGATCCGTCCCGTCTACAAGACGGTCGACACGTGCGCTGGCGAGTTCCCCGCTCTGACGCCCTATCACTACTCGAGCTACGACGCCGAGACCGAGGTCGCGCCGTCCGAGCGCACCAAGGTCGTCATCATCGGTTCCGGCCCGAACCGCATCGGCCAGGGCGTCGAGTTCGACTACTCGTGCGTGCACGCCTCGTTCGCGCTGTCCGACGCCGGCTTCGAGACCGTCATGATCAACTGCAACCCGGAGACGGTGTCGACCGACTACGACACGTCCGACCGGCTGTACTTCGAGCCCCTGACGCTCGAGGACGTGCTGGAGGTCCTCGACGCCGAAGCCGCGAGCGGTACCATCCTCGGCGTCGTCTGCCAGCTCGGCGGCCAGACCCCGCTCGGGCTCGCCAAGGGCATCGAGGCGGCCGGGTACACGGTCCTGGGCACGAGCCCGGAGGCCATCGACCTGGCCGAGGAGCGCGAGCTGTTCTCGCGACTGCTCGACGAAGCCGGGCTGCTCGCACCGCGCAACGGGACGGCGATCGACGTGGAGGGCGCGGTCCGCATCGCCGAGGAGATCGGCTACCCCGTGCTCGTGCGTCCGAGCTTCGTGCTGGGCGGCCGCGGTATGGAGATCGTCTACGGCACCGACGCGCTGCGCGAGTACTTCGTGCGGACCGCCGGCGAGGTCGTCATCGAGGAGGGCAAGCCGCTCCTGGTCGACCGCTTCCTGGACGACGCGATCGAGCTCGACGTCGACGCGCTGTACGACGGCACCGACCTCTTCATCGGCGGCGTCATGGAGCATCTGGAGGAAGCCGGCATCCACTCCGGCGACTCGAGCTGCACGTTGCCGCCCGTCTCCCTCGGCCGCAGCGACGTCGACCGCGTCCGCGAGGCCACCCTGGCCATCGCTCAGGGCGTGGGCGTGCGCGGACTCCTGAACGTCCAGTTCGCGATCAGCGCCGGCGTGCTCTACGTCATCGAGGCCAACCCGCGCGCCAGCCGCACGGTGCCGTTCGTGTCCAAGGCCCTGGGCATCCCGATGGCGAAGGCGGCCAGCCGCATCATGGCCGGTGCGACGATCGCCGAGCTCCGCGCGGAGGGCATGCTGCCCGAGCAGGACGGCTCGAGGGTGCCGCTGGACGCTCCGGTCTCCGTCAAGGAGGCGGTGCTGCCCTTCAAGCGGTTCCGCACCGCCGACGGCAAGACGGTCGACTCGGTCCTCGGCCCGGAGATGCGCTCGACCGGCGAGGTCATGGGCATCGACCGGGACTTCCCGACCGCCTTCGCGAAGTCGCAGGCCGCGGCCTACGGGGGCATGCCGACCTCGGGAACGGTGTTCATCTCGGTCGCCGACTCCGACAAGCGCGCGGTGATCCTTCCGGCCCACCGCCTGCAGCAGCTCGGCTTCACCATCGTGGCGACGGAGGGCACGGCGGAGATCCTGTCGCGCAATGGCATCGCGGTCACAGTGGTCGAGAAGTACAGCGAGACGCAGGAGTCCGGAGCCCGCAACATCGTGGACCTCATCAACGACGGGGAGATCGACATCGTCGTGAACACCCCGTCCGGAGGGGCGGCGAGGGCCGACGGCTACGAGATCCGTGCAGCGGCCGTCGCTGCGGACAAGGCGCTCTTCACGACCATCGCGGTGCTCGGCGCCGCGGTGAGCGGGATGGACGCCGCGCACGAGGGCTTCCAGGTCAAGAGCCTGCAGGAGTATGCGCAGGACCGGAAGGTCGCGGTATGA
- the carA gene encoding glutamine-hydrolyzing carbamoyl-phosphate synthase small subunit: MTLSTSSPQTASVRLPDPAVLVLEDGTRHRGRAYGARGRTLGEVVFATGMSGYQETITDPSYAGQIVLQTAPHIGNTGMNDEDTESRRIWVAGYIVRDPSRVVSNWRANASLDDVLVQDGIVGISGIDTRAVTRHIRSAGSMRGGIFSGADAELDPEEQLRIVREAPEMTGLNLSAQVSVESAIVTPAVGERIGNLAVLDLGVKQATIDNLAARGFDVHVLPQDVSIDEIRAIEPVAVFYSNGPGDPAASDDHVELLRAVLDDGLPFFGICFGNQLLGRALGLGTYKLPFGHRGINQPVLDKQTGKVEITAHNHGFAVEAPLEGSFDSPHGYGKVEVSHVGLNDNVVEGLRALDIPAFSVQYHPEAAAGPHDANYLFDRFRDMVIANKKDAK, encoded by the coding sequence ATGACCCTCTCGACTTCCTCCCCGCAGACCGCCTCGGTCCGCCTCCCTGATCCCGCCGTTCTCGTCCTGGAGGACGGCACCCGACACCGCGGACGTGCCTACGGCGCGCGCGGACGCACCCTCGGCGAGGTCGTGTTCGCCACCGGCATGTCGGGATACCAGGAGACGATCACCGATCCCTCCTACGCCGGACAGATCGTCCTCCAGACCGCCCCGCACATCGGCAACACCGGCATGAACGACGAGGACACGGAGTCGCGCCGCATCTGGGTCGCCGGCTACATCGTGCGCGACCCCTCACGTGTCGTCTCGAACTGGCGCGCGAACGCCTCCCTGGATGACGTCCTCGTCCAGGACGGCATCGTCGGCATCAGCGGCATCGACACGCGTGCGGTCACGCGCCACATCCGCTCGGCCGGTTCCATGCGCGGCGGCATCTTCTCGGGGGCCGACGCCGAGCTCGACCCGGAGGAGCAGCTGCGGATCGTCCGCGAGGCCCCGGAGATGACCGGCCTCAACCTGTCCGCGCAGGTCTCGGTGGAGAGCGCGATCGTGACCCCGGCGGTGGGGGAGCGCATCGGCAACCTGGCCGTGCTCGACCTCGGGGTGAAGCAGGCCACGATCGACAACCTCGCCGCCCGCGGCTTCGACGTCCATGTGCTCCCGCAGGACGTGAGCATCGACGAGATCCGCGCGATCGAGCCCGTCGCCGTCTTCTACTCGAACGGCCCCGGTGACCCCGCGGCCTCGGACGACCACGTCGAGCTGCTGCGCGCGGTCCTCGACGACGGCCTGCCCTTCTTCGGCATCTGCTTCGGCAACCAGCTCCTCGGCCGGGCCCTGGGCCTCGGCACGTACAAGTTGCCGTTCGGCCACCGCGGTATCAACCAACCCGTGCTGGACAAGCAGACGGGCAAGGTCGAGATCACCGCCCACAACCACGGCTTCGCCGTCGAGGCGCCCCTGGAGGGCTCCTTCGACAGCCCGCACGGCTACGGCAAGGTCGAGGTCAGCCACGTCGGCCTCAACGACAACGTCGTGGAGGGACTGCGCGCCCTCGACATCCCCGCCTTCTCGGTGCAGTACCACCCCGAGGCCGCGGCCGGACCGCACGACGCCAACTATCTCTTCGACCGCTTCCGCGACATGGTCATCGCGAACAAGAAGGACGCAAAGTAA
- a CDS encoding dihydroorotase, producing the protein MSETLVITGAQLLGADSADIIIENGVIAEIGTGLSRTGARVIDAAGLVALPGLVDLHTHLREPGYEASETILTGTRAAAAGGFTAVFAMPNTSPVADTAGVVEQELALGEAAGYATVQPIGAVTVGQKGERLAELGAMASSRARVRVFSDDGFCVWDPLIMRRALEYVKSFDGVIAQHAQDPRLTEGAQMNEGTVSAELGLAGWPAVAEESIIARDVLLAEHVGSRLHVCHLSTAGSVDIVRWAKKRGVNVTAEVTPHHLLLTDELVRGYDARFKVNPPLRREEDVLAVREGLADGTIDIVATDHAPHPAEHKACEWQAAANGMVGLESALRVVHQSMVQTGLLSWADVARVMSGTPARIGRLSGHGTPLAAGQPAHITLYDPSVDGVFTAADLHGRSVNSPYLGRELPGRVEFTVHGGLLTVDGGAVVEELGA; encoded by the coding sequence GTGAGCGAGACCCTCGTCATCACCGGTGCACAGTTGCTCGGCGCGGACAGCGCCGACATCATCATCGAGAACGGTGTCATCGCCGAGATCGGAACGGGGCTCAGCCGCACCGGCGCACGGGTGATCGACGCCGCCGGCCTCGTCGCTCTGCCGGGCCTCGTGGATCTGCACACCCACCTCCGCGAGCCGGGCTACGAAGCATCGGAGACGATCCTCACCGGCACGAGGGCCGCCGCAGCCGGCGGCTTCACCGCTGTGTTCGCGATGCCGAACACCTCCCCGGTCGCGGACACCGCGGGTGTGGTCGAGCAGGAACTCGCCCTCGGCGAAGCGGCGGGCTACGCCACGGTGCAGCCGATCGGTGCCGTCACGGTGGGGCAGAAGGGCGAGCGGCTCGCCGAGCTCGGCGCCATGGCCTCCTCGCGCGCCCGGGTGCGCGTATTCAGCGACGACGGTTTCTGCGTGTGGGACCCGCTGATCATGCGCCGCGCGCTGGAGTACGTGAAGTCGTTCGACGGCGTCATCGCCCAGCACGCGCAGGACCCGCGGCTCACCGAGGGTGCTCAGATGAACGAGGGCACCGTCTCGGCGGAGCTCGGGCTCGCCGGGTGGCCGGCCGTCGCCGAGGAGTCGATCATCGCGCGTGACGTCCTTCTCGCCGAGCATGTCGGTTCGCGGCTGCATGTGTGCCATCTCTCGACGGCGGGCTCGGTCGACATCGTCCGCTGGGCCAAGAAGCGCGGGGTCAACGTCACGGCGGAGGTCACGCCGCACCACCTGCTGCTCACCGATGAACTGGTCCGCGGCTACGACGCACGGTTCAAGGTGAACCCGCCCCTGCGCCGCGAGGAGGACGTCCTCGCCGTCCGCGAAGGCCTGGCCGACGGCACGATTGACATCGTCGCGACCGACCACGCGCCGCACCCCGCGGAGCACAAGGCGTGCGAGTGGCAGGCCGCTGCGAACGGCATGGTCGGGCTGGAGAGCGCCCTCCGGGTCGTGCACCAGTCGATGGTGCAGACCGGTCTGCTCTCCTGGGCCGACGTCGCCCGCGTCATGAGCGGGACCCCCGCACGGATCGGACGGCTCTCCGGCCACGGCACGCCGCTCGCGGCAGGGCAGCCCGCGCACATCACGCTGTACGACCCTTCGGTGGACGGCGTGTTCACGGCCGCGGACCTGCACGGGCGCAGCGTGAACTCGCCCTACCTCGGCCGTGAGCTCCCTGGACGCGTGGAGTTCACGGTGCACGGCGGCCTCCTCACGGTCGACGGCGGCGCGGTCGTCGAGGAGCTCGGCGCATGA
- a CDS encoding aspartate carbamoyltransferase catalytic subunit has product MRHLLDTRTLDRASALRILDVAEDMADTQSREVKKLPTLRGKTVVNLFFEDSTRTRISFEAAAKRLSADVINFAAKGSSVSKGESLKDTAQTLEAIGADAVVVRHPGSGAPQTLATSGWISAGVVNAGDGTHEHPTQALLDAFTIRKRRFGADSRGRDLSGVRVTIVGDVLHSRVARSNVWLLTTLGAAVTLVSPPTLVPQNVSLWPVRVVYDLDEALAEGPDAVMMLRIQLERMSAAYFPTEREYSRRWGLDARRVAALPDGSIVLHPGPMNRGLEISSEAADSPRSTVLEQVSNGVSVRMAVLYLLLAGERDDERGGDL; this is encoded by the coding sequence ATGAGGCATCTCCTCGACACCCGCACGCTCGACAGGGCTTCCGCTCTTCGTATCCTCGACGTCGCCGAGGACATGGCCGACACGCAGTCCCGCGAGGTCAAGAAGCTCCCCACTCTGCGCGGCAAGACCGTCGTGAACCTCTTCTTCGAGGACTCCACCCGTACCCGCATCTCGTTCGAGGCCGCCGCCAAGCGCCTGTCCGCCGATGTCATCAACTTCGCGGCCAAGGGCTCCAGCGTCTCCAAGGGCGAGAGCCTGAAGGACACCGCGCAGACGCTGGAGGCCATCGGCGCCGACGCCGTCGTCGTGCGGCACCCCGGCTCCGGCGCCCCGCAGACGCTGGCGACGAGCGGCTGGATCTCCGCCGGGGTCGTCAACGCCGGCGACGGCACGCACGAGCACCCCACGCAGGCGCTCCTGGACGCGTTCACCATCCGCAAGCGCCGTTTCGGGGCGGACAGCCGGGGACGGGATCTGTCCGGCGTCCGCGTGACGATCGTCGGCGACGTGCTGCACTCCCGGGTGGCGCGCTCCAACGTCTGGCTGCTCACGACGCTCGGCGCCGCGGTCACGCTCGTCTCGCCGCCCACCCTGGTGCCGCAGAATGTGTCACTGTGGCCGGTCCGCGTGGTCTACGACCTGGACGAGGCCCTCGCGGAAGGGCCGGACGCCGTGATGATGCTGCGCATCCAGCTCGAGCGGATGAGCGCGGCGTATTTCCCGACTGAGCGGGAGTATTCGCGCCGATGGGGCCTGGACGCGCGGCGCGTGGCGGCGCTGCCGGACGGTAGCATTGTCCTGCACCCCGGACCCATGAACCGGGGACTGGAGATCTCCTCCGAAGCAGCCGATTCCCCCCGCTCGACGGTGCTGGAACAGGTGTCCAACGGGGTCTCCGTGCGCATGGCTGTGCTGTACCTGCTGCTGGCAGGGGAACGAGACGACGAACGAGGGGGAGACCTGTGA
- the pyrR gene encoding bifunctional pyr operon transcriptional regulator/uracil phosphoribosyltransferase PyrR has protein sequence MGVRTVLHQADISRALTRIAHEILESNRGAENLVLLGIPTRGVTLGHRLAALISDIAQVSVPVGSLDVTLFRDDLAKHPTRSPQPTEIPPGGIDGKTVVLVDDVLFSGRSIRAALDALQSIGRPAVVRLAILIDRGHRELPIRPDFVGKNIPSARTERVNVRLFENDGAEEVTIGE, from the coding sequence ATGGGAGTGCGCACTGTGCTGCACCAAGCCGACATCTCACGAGCGCTGACCCGGATCGCGCACGAGATCCTCGAGTCCAACCGCGGTGCGGAGAACCTCGTCCTCCTGGGCATCCCGACCCGCGGTGTCACGCTGGGCCACAGGCTCGCCGCTCTGATCAGCGACATCGCGCAGGTCTCCGTCCCCGTCGGATCCCTCGATGTGACGCTCTTCCGCGACGACCTCGCCAAGCACCCGACGCGGTCGCCGCAGCCGACCGAGATCCCCCCGGGGGGCATCGACGGCAAGACCGTCGTCCTCGTCGACGACGTGCTGTTCTCCGGCCGGAGCATCCGCGCCGCTCTCGACGCCCTGCAGTCGATCGGACGCCCCGCCGTCGTCCGTCTCGCGATCCTCATCGACCGCGGTCACCGCGAGCTGCCCATCCGTCCTGACTTCGTGGGCAAGAACATCCCCTCGGCGCGCACCGAGCGTGTCAACGTCCGTCTGTTCGAGAACGACGGAGCCGAGGAGGTGACGATCGGCGAATGA
- a CDS encoding Rieske 2Fe-2S domain-containing protein: MRITGLGHAGMFIETLGGNIICDPVLGPSFFGSWFPFPDNRALDWERYGREADFLYISHRHRDHFDPALLERYIRKDIEVLLPEYPIDDLEQDIRALGYTNITYAPAGEIIERGALKMMITPLRAPSDGPIGDSSLSVDDGTGSMLNQNDSHPLDLEKLLHFGKPDAYFTQVSGAIWWPMVYDLPLDAKQNFARLKREAQNKRAMYYIEKVDAPHVFPMAGPPMFLRDDLFDFNGMGRNGESIFTDQKQFIAHMKELEPKYDGQLFVPGTLVTIDGGAVTTEQTLYTEAELDHIFDEKWEYLEEQRATRQQEIRDEEASRAEIIPPDEMLLAIKEWWEPLLKKSRTIRLGVGGHVRFRIGDLDMVVDFPRAKVREYAGEECVYWYTIPADLVSTNIRDHEIDWSNSIFLSMQFSVGRSGKFNEFLTTFLKCLSVDRIEYVENWYQEQTDQTEDAEIGDWVVQRRCPHLRADLTKTGKVDEDGILTCSMHDWKWDLNTGRCLSTSGHPIRSSKIDDVTDPVLREAS, translated from the coding sequence ATGCGGATCACGGGGCTCGGCCATGCCGGCATGTTCATCGAGACGCTGGGCGGCAACATCATCTGCGACCCTGTGCTCGGCCCGTCCTTCTTCGGGTCCTGGTTCCCGTTCCCGGACAACCGCGCCCTCGACTGGGAGCGATACGGACGCGAAGCCGACTTCCTGTACATCTCGCACCGGCACCGCGACCACTTCGACCCCGCGCTGCTCGAGCGCTACATCCGCAAGGACATCGAGGTGCTCCTGCCGGAGTACCCGATCGACGACCTGGAGCAGGACATCCGGGCGCTCGGGTACACGAACATCACCTACGCGCCGGCCGGTGAGATCATCGAGCGCGGGGCGCTGAAGATGATGATCACCCCGCTGCGCGCCCCCAGCGACGGCCCGATCGGCGACTCGTCTCTCAGCGTGGACGACGGCACCGGGTCGATGCTCAACCAGAACGACTCGCACCCGCTCGACCTCGAGAAGCTCCTGCACTTCGGTAAGCCGGACGCCTATTTCACGCAGGTCTCCGGTGCGATCTGGTGGCCCATGGTCTACGACCTGCCTCTGGACGCCAAGCAGAACTTCGCCCGTCTCAAGCGGGAGGCGCAGAACAAGCGCGCGATGTACTACATCGAGAAGGTCGACGCGCCGCACGTCTTCCCGATGGCGGGCCCGCCCATGTTCCTCCGCGACGACCTCTTCGACTTCAACGGCATGGGCCGCAACGGCGAGTCCATCTTCACGGACCAGAAGCAGTTCATCGCGCACATGAAGGAGCTGGAGCCGAAGTACGACGGACAGCTCTTCGTCCCCGGAACTCTCGTCACGATCGACGGCGGCGCGGTGACCACGGAACAGACGCTCTACACCGAGGCCGAGCTCGACCACATCTTCGACGAGAAGTGGGAGTACCTGGAGGAGCAGCGCGCGACACGGCAGCAGGAGATCCGGGACGAGGAGGCCTCCCGCGCCGAGATCATCCCTCCCGATGAGATGCTGCTGGCGATCAAGGAGTGGTGGGAGCCGCTGCTGAAGAAGTCGCGCACCATCCGCCTCGGCGTCGGTGGCCACGTCCGTTTCCGCATCGGGGACCTCGATATGGTCGTGGACTTCCCCCGTGCCAAGGTCCGCGAGTATGCGGGGGAGGAGTGCGTGTACTGGTACACGATCCCAGCCGACCTCGTGTCGACGAACATCCGTGACCACGAGATCGACTGGTCCAACTCGATCTTCCTGTCGATGCAGTTCTCCGTCGGGCGCAGCGGCAAGTTCAACGAGTTCCTCACCACGTTCCTCAAGTGTCTCTCGGTCGACCGGATCGAGTACGTCGAGAACTGGTACCAGGAGCAGACGGACCAGACCGAGGACGCCGAGATCGGTGACTGGGTCGTCCAGCGGCGCTGCCCGCACCTGCGCGCCGATCTCACCAAGACCGGGAAGGTCGACGAGGACGGCATCCTGACGTGCAGCATGCACGACTGGAAGTGGGACCTGAACACCGGACGCTGCCTCTCGACGAGCGGTCACCCGATCCGCTCCTCCAAGATCGACGACGTGACGGACCCGGTGCTCCGCGAGGCGAGCTGA